The following proteins come from a genomic window of Alnus glutinosa chromosome 10, dhAlnGlut1.1, whole genome shotgun sequence:
- the LOC133879382 gene encoding uncharacterized protein LOC133879382, whose product MPSSSVELVKHANSEHHVRENSEYTRLVISSEPCSAEADILQPQADARTKSFLWWIKVLLWCMVIIIFLLIFLKWGVPFLFEKVLLPLMQWEATAFGHPVLALVLVASLALFPVFLIPSGPSMWLAGMIFGYGIGFVIIMVGTTIGMILPYFIGLLFRDRIHQWFKKWPQKAEMIRLAGEGSWFHQFKVVALFRVSPFPYTIFNYAIVVTSMKFWPYLCGSIAGMVPEAFIYIYSGRLIRTLADAKYGNLRLTKVEIIYNIISFIIAVITTIAFTVYAKRALDEIQKAETNGEDASLSDHGSLEMEKLPLERPKQLCVSSSSA is encoded by the exons ATGCCAAGTTCCTCTGTTGAGTTAGTAAAACATGCAAATTCTGAgcatcatgtgagagagaataGCGAATACACTAGACTGGTCATCTCAAGTGAACCATGTTCAGCAGAAGCTGATATCTTACAGCCTCAAGCAGATGCAAGGACTAAGTCTTTCCTCTGGTGGATCAAAGTCTTATTATGGTGCATGGTAATCATAAtatttcttctcattttcttgAAATGGGGAGTTCCATTTCTTTTTGAGAAG GTTCTCTTGCCACTCATGCAGTGGGAAGCCACTGCCTTTGGCCATCCAGTTCTTGCCCTCGTGCTTGTTGCTTCTCTGGCACTTTTTCCTGTGTTCTTAATCCCTTCCGGCCCTTCCATGTGGTTGGCTGGGATGATTTTTGGATATGGAATTGGGTTTGTTATAATCATGGTTGGAACAACTATTGGGATGATCCTCCCCTATTTTATTGGACTGCTATTTCGTGACCGCATTCAT CAATGGTTCAAGAAATGGCCACAGAAAGCTGAAATGATTAGACTGGCTGGAGAAGGAAGCTGGTTCCATCAATTCAAAGTGGTTGCTCTCTTTAGGGTTTCACCATTTCCATACACAATTTTCAACTATGCAATTGTGGTAACAAGTATGAAGTTTTGGCCCTACTTATGTGGATCAATTGCTGGAATGGTCCCAGAAGCTTTCATTTATATCTATAG CGGTCGGTTGATAAGGACATTAGCAGATGCAAAGTATGGGAACCTTCGCCTCACTAAGGTCGAAATCATATACAACATTATCTCCTTCATTATCGCAGTCATTACCACAATTGCATTcactgtttatgcaaaaagagCTTTGGATGAGATCCAAAAGGCTGAGACTAATGGGGAAGATGCCTCTCTCTCTGACCATGGCAGTCTTGAGATGGAGAAGCTTCCACTTGAAAGACCTAAGCAGCTTTGTGTCTCATCCTCTTCGGCATAA